The DNA segment gaaaaatcaAAGGCTGCACAAAATGATGGAAATTCTCTGGAGGTTTTTATTTGGATGAAATCTATGTCAGATTTCTGGTGAAATTACTATTATATCTATAAAGcgaaattgttttctttgtttaaaggAACTTTGTGCTCAGCAGGATAAAATGGATTTTGAAATAGCTGTTAAAGTTATTTCTATTCTGCGTTACTTGACAGATGCACTCGATTGGTAAGTACCATGTAACTGGGTTAAATTTAATTAGTCGATAATTTTTTCCAGATTTGAATAGGTATAACATCAGATATGAAGTTAAATACTGGTAAGATAACATGTATGTATGATTACACAACCAAATTATGGCTTAATTCTTAACTAGCTTGCCCCTAAGTACCCCTTCTCGGATTCTGAATACCCACAACATTCCCTGTCTATTGGTTGAACTTGTGGAGCACCCACCTTGGACAAGAACGGAAGGCGGACTTACAAAAAAGTACATAGGTACACGGCAATTCATTTTTAGGTTTTAATTTGTTCTAGTATGTCAATGTATTGAAGTCCGAAAAACATTAGAAACTGAAAATGTAAAAGCCTGAAATTTGTCAAAGTATTAGCTGCAAACACCTAATATGCCACGGTCTATGAAATGGGTTGTTAGTagcagtttgtttgtttgttagatGGGAAGTGGCAGGAAGTCAGTGGGCCTGACGTACTTCAGCTCACTAAGGTGGAAGGACAAGTGTGGCTGTCATTGTACAACATTCTCATGAATGTGGAATGCGTCAAGAAGTATGATTTTAATTCCTTCAACAAAGCACAGATCCTCAAAGTAAGTTGATGGCAACATTGGCAAACGATTTTAGGTTGATTCAACGAAGGACGACTAAACTCAGACTGACACAACCAACATCTTTCGGCTGTGTATAGTCCTTAAACTTGAGTTGAATTGAATGACCACTACTACTACCAAATTTATGGGTTAAATAGTCCTTGGGTTGAATTGACCCAGGGTTTACTCATTCCGGGTTAATTTGACCAACCAACAAATTAATGCACAATGGGAATATTTTTGTCTATCTATTAAACGCTAATTTCTAAATGTTATGTGAGAAGTATTCATACTGTCGGTCAAAGCTcaacacatttttatcatgatAGCTACGTGCTCATATGACTGAGGTCCTTCTAGATCAGCTTCCAATGCTTGCGGATTTGAGAAGATATCTAGAAGAACTCTCCATGACAGATTCCTTGGCACCAGAGTAAtattcaaattaaaataaatgcgtCTTGGTTTTCtgaacattaaatttaaaaaaaattaaccttCAACCAGCAACTACCAGTTGTAGGTGTATTACGATTTCTGTAACAACGGCTGTTATGAATCAGGAGGAGCCTAGTGCTGGAACAACTCCCAGAAATTAAAGAGCGTTTACTGCAAGAAAATGAAGGGAAGTGGCATGCTATAGCCAAGCACCAAATGAAGCATTACTTTGACCCAAGTCAGGCTGAAATACAATCTCAAGCTCGCAGGTCCTTCAGAGTCTTTCCCTTAAATATGCACCAAAAACCAAGCACCATTTGACACAATTATTTATTGaattatttgttaaaattaaacttattaTTGCCCAAAACATTGGCGTGAGCGCTGATATACTACGTGTCACGATCTTGTATTGTGGTGTAACAGACTTGCCGACACATACAACTTTGATGTTATGGATTCCCTCCTAACTGATGTGCCAAAGTGCGCTGTCTGTGGAGCTGAAGCTTCAAAGAGATGTTCACGCTGCAGGCAGGAGTGGTATTGTAAAAGGTTAGTTAACATCGGTATCTTTGTTTCTATCTCTGACCAGTATGTTGCTTATTCTATCCTCAACTAATATTTTTGCCCCGCAGGGAGTGTCAAGTAAGTCATTGGTCGAAGCATAAAACCGTGTGTGATATGATGGCTGGAGACGTGAAGCCTTAATGCAGCAGATTTTCTACCATTATTGTAAATGTAACAATTGCaagcaataaattttattttattactagGTTTGTTTATGCGTTATGTGTGGAAAACGTAGTAAGTTGTGAGCGGCACAAAAAGTCATAGACAGCATTGAAGTGCTGTAGTTGCTATAATCATCATATTTATTGAACTCAGATTACCAGCAATCAGTTTAtccaatttttattaaataactaaaaacaaCAGTAGATATAGGTTGACTAAGAAAACAAGgagaaaataacattttcactTCTTTCTCTCGAAAAAACAACATTCCCAGAGACATGGGAtcttattttgtaaacatgaaagaaaagGGGTGTCATGAATTGATAACTCAATAGCCAAACAAACCTAATGGTTAGCtacagtatataattataatactTAATGTGGGAGCAAAACAACATCCTCATGTAAATAAAACGTCTATCTAGGATAACTGCATAAAcgaattaaaaatacaagtgCAAATACTACAAAAACCAAATATACAATTTCTATGCGACAAAAGGagacaatttcaaacaaaagcgGAATTTTAGATATAGACTGGGTGGTTTATGTTTTGACTAAGTTATAAACCACATTGTTGCTTGGTAAGATGCTAAGCCATATAATGCAATGCCATGTATTTCATTCATACAGTTGGTGTTGTGATGCTATGTGATAACACAAAAACATCTTCTAAACGCTTGGTTTTAAGTAATGTGGTAAGCTGGAAATATTAGTGCATCGCTCATCTTCCACACTGTGAAACAATTTCATTGTTTGCATTACACATGGTAAAAACAGCTTGTACATTGATAATGATAATTTCAACTGCTCACAAGTAACGAAGGCACCATAGTAATACACTCACATAGCTTTGAGCCACAACAACTTTTATGATATAACTGTTGTCCTATACTAACTGAAATCTGGTATGCATACATCTGATAGTGGTTAAAATAATCTATTACAATATAGATCCTGTTGCGAATAAAGCATATCACGCAATATAGTATACAGTGATCATTTACACAAATTCACCTGCTTACAACCATATAAAGAGTAAAGTTTAGCCAACTGTAGactttaaaacatatttgtatCTGGTCAAGCAAAAGTAGTATTGAAAAGATACTGGAGTAAATACATGGAAATTCCAAGAATGGTGCATACAATggcaaataattaaaattctCTAATTGCAGACTACaacatcaaataaaaatcCTCTAAAATATGTACCCATGCAAATACCACATGTCATGTTCTTTTGTGGGCAAGCGCCAACCAAATAAGTGTTAAGATAGATGTGAATAAATTATAATGGTAAAGTAAATAAGAGATTGTGCCAATGTCATTCATTAAACTACACTATATGCTTACTTCGCACCTATCACTACATTTTCATTGCGCTTCGGTAAACTATAAATATAGACTGCTGAAATGACAAGGGCTGCCCCGATTACAAACAGCAACGTGACATGGAAATGAAACAAGAAAACGGCAGCAACAGTGGAAACAATGATTGATACCGAAGTTGCAAAACCTTTTAAAATGTTGTCAGCGTATTTTATCACAACAGCAACGAGTAAGCCCCCAAACGCTTGGTTACATATTATCACCCACACAAGGGGGTCATACCCATAGAAAAATCCCTTTTCAAATACATCGCTTCCGTCTTTGCTCCAAACCCCAAAGAGACCCGAGAGGACCCCAAACATGCCCAGCTGTATGTTACGTAACCAAACCGAACCTTTAGAGCCtttcaagattttttcgaAATAAACTCCGGCGAAACCTGATGACACGCATGACACGACAACTGCCACAAGTCCCATAACAGCATTCTGCTCGATGCTGGTACCCACTGTTTCCTTGTTGCTTGCTTGTGTTTGAACCTTTAAAGCATTTAGCAATTAGCATTTAGCAATTAGCATTTAGCAATTAGCATAGTAACATTTAGCACTGAACAATCATGACAATGGTGCTGCACATGACGCAAAATACAATGACTGTAAAAAATACTAAAGTAGTAACTGATAG comes from the Clavelina lepadiformis chromosome 5, kaClaLepa1.1, whole genome shotgun sequence genome and includes:
- the LOC143459400 gene encoding zinc finger MYND domain-containing protein 10-like, encoding MNTEESQQVLLFNEAEALIESLRIFPIKSIGSSKWQKQHEYIEKLNMQALLCASSQEEEFVKESLITLDKIPCLIADLISTEVWKDKIFNIVFKTNFKPKTTIPVYMVLYHEATVVNLLETVLFHKESLESSGDNVLDLLDYCYRKLTSAVANNNREFLEKSKAAQNDGNSLEELCAQQDKMDFEIAVKVISILRYLTDALDCLPLSTPSRILNTHNIPCLLVELVEHPPWTRTEGGLTKKYIDGKWQEVSGPDVLQLTKVEGQVWLSLYNILMNVECVKKYDFNSFNKAQILKLRAHMTEVLLDQLPMLADLRRYLEELSMTDSLAPERSLVLEQLPEIKERLLQENEGKWHAIAKHQMKHYFDPSQAEIQSQARRLADTYNFDVMDSLLTDVPKCAVCGAEASKRCSRCRQEWYCKRECQVSHWSKHKTVCDMMAGDVKP